The Juglans microcarpa x Juglans regia isolate MS1-56 chromosome 2S, Jm3101_v1.0, whole genome shotgun sequence genome has a window encoding:
- the LOC121251742 gene encoding uncharacterized protein LOC121251742, protein MEANIEEALKAKDIAEKRFAEKDFAGAKNYALKAKTLYPGLDGISQMLTTFEVYIASEAKCNGELDYYSILGLKPFADKNAVKKQYKKMAVLLHPDKNKCVGADGAFRLVSEAWTLLSDISKRSSYDRKRNKQLAPGVNQTNLAPIHATGVPGFNNCSNSPNSHGRLDTFWTVCTSCKVQYEYLRKYVNKRLSCKNCRSVFVAVETGTAPANGSFPYSPWSHVPGNGYGSHGFDGVTYIPANPAFVTGNGVSGFHSAHGYEYVSNVSFQWSSFSGTSAGIVGPNGRSTISTDVYQANGNVNQARANVKSGANRKHSLENAVATINSSGGCSEPPGSKAGRAEKKRKVVLEASFRNGYEDKGLKSASEARLADGNNASNGHDPKPNNPSELLTRRLSIPPAFDARKLLIEKARTEIKKKLKEMKLASEAATPVKQKAEAQTEVDRSGGIKYTPKKADLGTFGHQLEPKKPRAISLTVPDPDFHDFDKDRSEECFKPKQIWALYDEEDGMPRLYCLIREVISVEPFKIHITYLNSKTDSEFGLVNWLDCGFTKSCGNFRVWNSDVVDRVNIFSHVLSQEKAGRGGCVRIYPRSGDIWAIYRNWSADWSRSTPDEVRHQYEMVEILENYSEELGVCVTPLVKLAGFKTVYRRNTDKNAIRWIRRREMLRFSHQVPSCPLKEGRNNLPGKCWDLDPAATPDELLHAATGGNA, encoded by the coding sequence ATGGAAGCGAACATAGAGGAGGCTCTTAAGGCGAAAGACATAGCTGAGAAGCGATTTGCAGAGAAAGACTTTGCAGGTGCGAAGAATTATGCACTAAAGGCCAAAACATTGTATCCGGGATTGGATGGTATATCTCAAATGCTGACCACATTTGAAGTTTATATTGCTTCTGAGGCTAAATGCAACGGTGAGTTGGACTATTATTCAATTCTTGGGTTGAAGCCTTTCGCTGATAAAAATGCAGTGAAGAAACAGTACAAGAAGATGGCAGTGTTGCTCCACCCTGATAAGAACAAATGTGTGGGGGCTGATGGGGCATTCAGACTTGTTTCTGAAGCATGGACGTTACTGTCTGACATTTCTAAGAGAAGCTCTTATGATCGCAAGAGAAACAAACAATTAGCACCTGGGGTTAATCAGACAAACTTAGCTCCGATTCATGCTACAGGGGTTCCAGGTTTCAACAATTGTTCCAATTCGCCAAACTCTCATGGAAGACTTGACACTTTCTGGACCGTTTGTACCTCTTGTAAAGTTCAGTACGAGTATCTTCGGAAGTATGTGAATAAAAGACTCTCTTGTAAGAACTGTCGCAGTGTTTTCGTTGCTGTGGAAACTGGCACGGCCCCAGCAAATGGTTCTTTCCCGTATTCTCCTTGGTCACATGTGCCTGGTAATGGGTATGGAAGTCATGGGTTTGATGGGGTAACTTATATCCCAGCTAACCCTGCCTTTGTTACAGGGAATGGGGTCTCAGGATTTCATTCTGCACATGGATATGAGTATGTTTCAAATGTGTCGTTCCAGTGGAGCTCTTTCTCTGGAACTTCTGCTGGAATTGTGGGTCCTAATGGACGATCTACCATATCCACTGATGTCTATCAGGCTAATGGAAATGTTAATCAAGCAAGAGCAAATGTTAAATCAGGAGCGAACAGAAAACATTCCTTGGAAAATGCTGTTGCTACTATAAACTCATCTGGTGGCTGCAGCGAACCTCCAGGATCTAAAGCTGGTAGggctgaaaagaaaaggaaggtggTTTTGGAGGCCAGTTTTAGAAATGGGTATGAAGATAAGGGTTTAAAATCTGCATCAGAAGCAAGATTGGCTGATGGAAATAATGCAAGTAATGGACATGATCCCAAGCCTAACAATCCGAGTGAACTTCTTACTAGGCGATTGTCTATTCCACCTGCATTTGATGCTAGAAAGTTGTTGATTGAAAAGGCACGGACAGAAATTAAGAAGAAACTGAAAGAGATGAAGTTGGCATCCGAGGCAGCTACCCCAGTTAAGCAGAAGGCAGAAGCACAGACAGAAGTTGACAGATCTGGAGGGATCAAATATACACCCAAAAAAGCTGATTTGGGCACTTTTGGTCATCAATTAGAGCCAAAGAAACCCCGAGCAATCTCACTTACAGTCCCTGACCCTGACTTCCATGATTTTGACAAAGATAGATCAGAAGAATGCTTCAAGCCTAAACAAATATGGGCTTTATATGATGAAGAAGATGGTATGCCTCGCTTGTACTGTCTGATCCGGGAGGTCATCTCAGTTGAACCATTCAAGATTCATATTACTTATTTGAACTCCAAAACGGATAGTGAGTTTGGCTTAGTGAACTGGTTGGATTGTGGGTTTACCAAATCTTGTGGAAATTTCAGAGTTTGGAACTCAGATGTTGTAGACCGagtaaatattttctctcatgtTCTTAGCCAGGAAAAAGCTGGTAGGGGAGGATGTGTTCGGATATACCCGAGAAGTGGAGATATTTGGGCTATTTATCGGAATTGGTCAGCAGACTGGAGTAGATCAACCCCAGATGAAGTGAGGCACCAATATGAAATGGTGGAGATTCTTGAGAATTACTCTGAAGAGCTTGGTGTTTGTGTAACTCCCCTTGTGAAGTTGGCTGGATTCAAGACAGTATACCGAAGAAATACAGACAAAAATGCCATTCGATGGATCCGAAGAAGAGAGATGTTACGCTTTTCGCACCAGGTGCCATCTTGTCCACTCAAGGAAGGTAGGAATAATTTGCCAGGTAAGTGTTGGGATCTGGACCCGGCTGCAACCCCAGACGAGCTGCTTCATGCTGCCACAGGAGGAAACGCATAA
- the LOC121251743 gene encoding transmembrane protein 256 homolog, with protein MRLRHEPQRDRKTLREAKQTNRVEKKKNNLMNPQLWHKVAALSGVAALGLGTYGAHVFKPANPTYKEVWHTASLYHLVHTAALVSAPITKNPNIFGGLLTTGIIAFSGTCYVVAFLEDRKYSTLAPFGGFAFIAAWASLLF; from the exons ATGAGGCTGCGGCATGAACCCCAACGAGACAGGAAAACCCTAAGAGAGGCAAAGCAAACTAACCgagtggagaagaagaagaataatctAATGAATCCTCAACTCTGGCACAAAGTTGCTGCCCTCTCCG GAGTGGCAGCTCTTGGTTTGGGCACATATGGTGCTCATGTCTTCAAGCCCGCCAACCCAACTTACAAAGAG GTTTGGCATACAGCTTCTCTATACCACTTGGTTCACACTGCGGCTTTGGTTTCTGCCCCTATTACCAAAAACCCCAACATC TTTGGAGGGCTTTTGACAACCGGAATTATTGCATTCTCTGGGAC GTGTTACGTCGTTGCATTCCTTGAGGACAGAAAGTATTCTACCTTAGCTCCATTTGGAGGCTTTGCATTTATTGCTGCTTGGGCCAGCCTGCTTTTCTAA
- the LOC121251744 gene encoding alpha-1,6-mannosyl-glycoprotein 2-beta-N-acetylglucosaminyltransferase gives MATNKKPHLKIAAFRRFLSIVVITLLGVLLLIFLLGTNSTSIFNSRPSDEIDEDSYSFSHSRGKIDLPKQNKLSIQLEKRNQLPPRNVDLYPSLAKDHITIVLYVHNRPQYLRVAVESLSQVVGISETLLIVSHDGNFEEMNKIVEKIKFCQVKQIFAPYSPHIFHKSFPGVSTNDCKDKDDAARKHCKGSPDQYGNHRSPKIVSLKHHWWWMMNTVWDGLKETQGHSGHVLFIEEDHFIFPNAYRNLQILTELKPHKCPDCYAANLAPLDVNSRGEGWDILVAEKMGNVGYSFNRTVWRKIHKKAREFCFFDDYNWDITMWATVYPSFGGSVYTLRGPRTSAVHFGKCGLHQGQGENNACIDNGVVKLDVQEIDKVANIKSEWEVHVHKLQSGYKAGFKGWGGWGDERDRQLCLNFARMYHAIDTASAF, from the coding sequence ATGGCTACTAACAAGAAACCCCATCTCAAGATTGCGGCCTTCCGCCGTTTCTTATCTATAGTTGTTATCACATTGTTAGGGGTTTTGTTACTGATATTTCTTCTTGGTACAAATTCAACTTCAATTTTTAATTCACGACCTTCGGATGAAATAGATGAAGATAGTTATAGTTTTTCACATTCTAGAGGAAAAATTGATCTCCCTAAACAAAATAAGCTGTCGATTCAATTGGAGAAGCGAAACCAGTTGCCACCAAGAAATGTAGATCTATATCCGAGTCTAGCCAAGGATCATATAACTATTGTACTCTATGTACATAACCGTCCCCAATATCTCCGTGTGGCTGTGGAGAGCCTGTCCCAAGTGGTGGGAATAAGTGAAACTCTACTGATAGTTAGCCATGATGGGAACTTTGAAGAGATGAACAAGATCGTCGAGAAGATCAAATTTTGTCAGGTGAAACAGATATTTGCTCCTTACTCTCCCCATATCTTTCATAAAAGCTTTCCAGGAGTCTCAACGAATGACTGTAAGGATAAAGATGACGCAGCAAGGAAGCATTGTAAAGGGAGCCCTGATCAGTATGGAAACCATCGATCACCAAAGATTGTATCGTTAAAGCATCACTGGTGGTGGATGATGAACACAGTGTGGGATGGATTGAAGGAAACCCAAGGACACTCAGGTCATGTTCTTTTTATAGAGGAGGACCACTTCATATTTCCCAATGCATATCGCAATTTACAGATACTTACAGAGTTGAAGCCTCATAAATGCCCTGATTGTTATGCTGCAAATTTAGCACCTTTGGATGTGAATTCAAGGGGAGAGGGGTGGGATATTTTGGTTGCAGAGAAAATGGGGAATGTGGGTTATTCCTTTAATCGTACTGTTTGGAGGAAAATCCATAAGAAGGCTAGagaattttgtttctttgatgaCTACAATTGGGATATAACAATGTGGGCAACTGTTTACCCATCATTTGGTGGCTCTGTTTACACATTACGAGGGCCTAGGACCAGTGCAGTTCACTTTGGGAAGTGCGGTCTCCATCAGGGCCAGGGAGAGAATAATGCTTGCATTGACAATGGTGTGGTAAAACTTGATGTGCAAGAGATTGATAAAGTTGCTAATATCAAATCTGAATGGGAAGTGCATGTTCATAAGCTTCAGTCTGGATATAAAGCTGGCTTCAAGGGTTGGGGAGGTTGGGGAGATGAGAGGGACCGCCAGTTGTGCTTAAATTTTGCTCGCATGTATCATGCCATAGACACCGCCTCTGCTTTCTGA
- the LOC121251741 gene encoding F-box protein SNE-like, with translation MLTMRHQPRPSHEAMQQKKAEDREKKPKFCINDHIDILIEILKRLDGPSLGVASSVCRLWCTIARSDSIWEHLCFRHVSSPPPSSLRTIVVALGGYKELYMVCVRPVLSRLLHSDLVRSRVWTRDEVQLSLSLFCVDYYERRLLGDTSPLSLMFLCKPVNV, from the coding sequence ATGTTAACGATGCGGCACCAACCTCGACCATCACACGAAGCCATGCAGCAGAAGAAAGCCGAAGATAGAGAGAAAAAACCCAAGTTCTGCATCAACGACCATATAGACATCCTAATAGAGATCCTCAAGCGCCTGGACGGGCCGTCCCTTGGTGTCGCTTCCAGCGTCTGCCGCCTCTGGTGCACCATTGCCCGCAGTGACTCCATCTGGGAGCACCTCTGCTTCCGCCACGTCTCCTCCCCACCCCCATCATCCCTGCGAACCATCGTAGTCGCTCTCGGAGGTTACAAGGAGCTCTACATGGTGTGCGTCCGACCCGTCCTGAGTCGTCTCCTCCACTCGGACCTGGTCAGGAGCCGTGTCTGGACTCGTGACGAGGTGcaactctccctctctttgtTTTGCGTCGATTACTATGAGAGAAGACTGCTCGGTGATACCTCCCCATTGTCGCTTATGTTCCTCTGCAAGCCCGTGAACGTCTGA